The Terriglobia bacterium genome contains the following window.
TGGCAACCAATGGTTCGCCGGAATGGCTGAGCCCGCCAGGGTCGCGCCCTGTTTCCTTAATTAAGCGCCATTCACACCTGGCCCAGGAATTCACTGGATTGCCGGGTGAACTGGGATGGACACAGCGTATGCGCAACACTCAACTAAGAGGTTGCTGAAATCGCAAAGACCGAAGAGATTTGAAGACGGTCTGTGTGCGGAAAAACTACAGGCCGCGGCTGCCGGCCGCGACCTGCGTTGTGTCGTACACTGTTGTCGGGCATTGGGGCCCGTCATTTTTTCAAGAAAGAGTCGGCTACTTGCCCGCGCCCTTGGCGGTTTTGGTTGTGCTGCCGCTCAGTTCATCGGCAAGAGCTGTGGCGTTGTAAATATTGCGCACCGCTTCCATGATCCCGCGGGAATCGACACTGACCGCGCGGTTCATCTTCTCCGCAAACTGGAAACGGCCGGGCAACATCTGGATGTTGCCGTCGAAGACCAGTCCTACGATTTCGGCTTTTTTGTTCAGCACCGGGCTGCCGGAGTTGCCGCCGATGATGTCGTTCGTAGAGACGAGGTTGAGCGGGGTCTTCCCGTTGACTTTACCCTTCGCATTCATCCAGCTGTCGGGCAGCTTGTATGGCTCATTGTTTCCGTGCTTGTCTGCATAGTCGTAAGCCTGTTTGATGGTCGTAAAGGGCGCCAGCTTCGTTCCCTTCGGCACCGTGCCCAATCCGTCCTCGACATAGCCCTTCACCGTGCCATAGCTGAGGCGGAGCGTGGAGTTGGCATCGGGAGGCGAAGTCAATCCCTGCACCGCGAAGCGGATCTTGGCGATTTTGGTTTCGGCCGCGGTGCGTGCCGCTTCGAGAGGAGTGATCTTCTTCGCGTATTCATCGCTGACCCGCCTGCCTTCCGCGTTCGCGGCGCGCACGAGGGCCACGAGCGGATCCGTGCTGCTCTCGAGTGCTGCTGAGCCGCCGGCGTAGAGTTGCTTCCGGAAGTCGAGGTCGCCGACCCTGGTATTGGTGATGATTTCCCGGGCAGCCTGCTGCGGGGTCCTGCCGCCGAGAGCCTTTGCCACCACCGGATTTCCCGGCAGGAACTTGTTGATCTCGGCGAGCGTGGCGCCCAAAGCCGCGATATCGTCGTCCCTGCTGATTTTCTCATCGGTGGCGAAGAGGCGCTGTTCCACGGCGGCCGGGTCGCGGAAAGTCGCCATCCGGTCGGCCTCGGGTTTCTCTTTCTCAGCGACGGCGCGGATCAGCATCAGTGCCATGTCGGGCAAAGTTCCACGGAAAGCCCCGGCCGGACCTGACCCGGCTGCCGGGCTTGCTCCGCCTCCACGGCCTCCGGGAGCTCCCTGACCTCCGCGGCCTCCCGGCCCGCCCTGACCAGTCGAGTACGGAAAATACTGCCGCTCTGCATACAGGTTTCCTTCCCTCAGCAGCCCGTAGTACTCAGCGACGTCCTTCCATGGATCGCCGTACTCCGCCGTCAGCTTGGGATTTTTCATAAAAGCGCTCCGCAGCTGTTTCTCATCGGCGGCCTTTGCGGCCATCAATTCCTTGTCGAGCAGGCCCGAGTAATAGCCGTGGGTTGCCTTTGCCGAGTTCTGCTGGCTGAAAAGCTGGCGCTCCAGGCGGCGGCGCTCCTCCTCGGAAACAGCGCTCTGCTTGATGAGGCTTTCGATGGTCCGGGCATAGCCTGCAAGCTGGATCGGGTATTGGACGTCACGAAGGAACTCGAGCTGGGCGACGGTATTGAGCCGCGCCGTAGTTCCCGGATGGCCGGAGACAAATACGAGCTCGTTATTCTTGGCGCCGTTCTTGGACCAGGAGAAATAGTGCTCGGGACGCACGGGCTGATTGTTCTCATAAACGCGGAGGAAAGTCACATCGAGGTCGTAGCGCGGATACTCGAAATTGTCGTCATCTCCGCCGAAGAATGCCATGGGGTACTCTGGGGCAAACACCAGGCGCACATCGTTGTAGGGTTTGTATTTATACATGAAGTACATGGCGCCCGAGAACATGGACACGGCCTCGCAGCTCAACTTCGTGGCGGTCCCGCACTCGGTCTGAAGACGGTTGAGCGTGTTTCTCTGGTTTGCGGGCGCCTCGGCCGGAGGCACATCCTTGAGGGCGGCATTCACCTTTTCGGTGATGTTCTCGATGCCCTCAAGAACCCGGACAGACATTTTCGGGCACTGGACTTCTTCCGCCTGCGTGGGAGCGTAGAAGCCTGTCTTCATGTAGTCTTTGGTCGTGGATGACACCGCATTGATGCAACCAGCGCCGATGTGGTGGTTGGTCATCACCAGACCGTTGGGCGACACAAACGAGCCGGAGCCTCCCGTAAATCTCACTGAAGACAGCCGCATCTGATCCAGCCACTCCTGGGTGGGTTCAAAGCCGTACTTCGCTTTGAGTTTGTCCTTGGGAATCGCGGTGTAGAGCCACATGCCCTCCTCGGCGAAACTCAGGCTCGTCAGCAGGAGGGCAGCACAGAAATAAAAGAAATAGGATTTCTTCATCGTCTTCACCTGTTTTGATTGTCGGTCTATAGAATCTCAGCCGCAAAAAGACACAAAGTGACAAAAACGCGACTAGCCTCGATTTCCACGGTACTGGAAATGACTAACGCTTGGGCCACTGAGGCAATCAAGCGAAACTGATGACCAGTTCCTTGTTTCCAAACCATGGCATCGGGGTTGATGTGTCAGCAAGCCCCGAGGCCACAAG
Protein-coding sequences here:
- a CDS encoding S46 family peptidase, with the protein product MKKSYFFYFCAALLLTSLSFAEEGMWLYTAIPKDKLKAKYGFEPTQEWLDQMRLSSVRFTGGSGSFVSPNGLVMTNHHIGAGCINAVSSTTKDYMKTGFYAPTQAEEVQCPKMSVRVLEGIENITEKVNAALKDVPPAEAPANQRNTLNRLQTECGTATKLSCEAVSMFSGAMYFMYKYKPYNDVRLVFAPEYPMAFFGGDDDNFEYPRYDLDVTFLRVYENNQPVRPEHYFSWSKNGAKNNELVFVSGHPGTTARLNTVAQLEFLRDVQYPIQLAGYARTIESLIKQSAVSEEERRRLERQLFSQQNSAKATHGYYSGLLDKELMAAKAADEKQLRSAFMKNPKLTAEYGDPWKDVAEYYGLLREGNLYAERQYFPYSTGQGGPGGRGGQGAPGGRGGGASPAAGSGPAGAFRGTLPDMALMLIRAVAEKEKPEADRMATFRDPAAVEQRLFATDEKISRDDDIAALGATLAEINKFLPGNPVVAKALGGRTPQQAAREIITNTRVGDLDFRKQLYAGGSAALESSTDPLVALVRAANAEGRRVSDEYAKKITPLEAARTAAETKIAKIRFAVQGLTSPPDANSTLRLSYGTVKGYVEDGLGTVPKGTKLAPFTTIKQAYDYADKHGNNEPYKLPDSWMNAKGKVNGKTPLNLVSTNDIIGGNSGSPVLNKKAEIVGLVFDGNIQMLPGRFQFAEKMNRAVSVDSRGIMEAVRNIYNATALADELSGSTTKTAKGAGK